A genomic segment from Bombus affinis isolate iyBomAffi1 chromosome 13, iyBomAffi1.2, whole genome shotgun sequence encodes:
- the LOC126923477 gene encoding intraflagellar transport protein 46 homolog isoform X1, with translation MRIIKPALIDPRRNHGNSQGTEIKTIFVRNTDSYQRFHIIVSSENRSEFFKETDTHFRTMDIKDSSDEEEIHDISAFTKFDESIEVRNAEEIQSPVNRRPSSSRRPRQHPMNESRSAIGINSPREKFNFRRYSDHDNSFGKSMGIHSDPSDSEESDDDDIQGTSNAQPIEIYNPKDFEDLEVSTEMRELFQNIMRYTPQKIELNYKLIPFIPDYIPAVGDIDAFIKIPRPDGVEDKIGLTVLDEPCTNQSDPAVLHLQLRNHLRSGGGARQTVVKRIEDAEKNGKSIEKWIEDINQLHRSKHAPAVNLTKPMPDIDSLLQQWPPEVEDKLNEVELNFTQLDCELPELIDLICNLLDIPSEESTRLEALHMLFTLYLEVRNVRAQKY, from the exons ATGAGAATAATCAAGCCTGCGCTCATCGATCCACGACGAAACCATGGAAACAGCCAAGGCACAGAAATCAAAACAATCTTCGTTCGAAACACCGATTCCTACCAACGATTTCACATAATTGTTTCCTCGGAAAATCGTTCTGAATTTTTCAAGGAAACGGATACTCATTTTCGAACAATGGATATCAAAGATAGCAGCGACGAAGAAGAGATACATGATATATCAGCGTTCACGAAATTCGACGAGAGTATCGAGGTACGAAACGCTGAGGAGATACAAAGTCCAGTGAATCGTAGGCCTTCCAGTTCGAGGAGACCCAGACAACATCCGATGAACGAGAGCCGAAGTGCTATAGGAATAAATTCACCTCgcgaaaaattcaatttccgaAG ATACTCGGATCATGATAACAGCTTTGGGAAATCCATGGGAATCCATAGTGATCCATCAGACAGCGAAGAAAGCGATGATGATGATATTCAAGGAACGAGCAACGCTCAACCCATTGAAATTTATAATCCTAAGGATTTTGAGGATTTAGAGGTGTCTACTGAGATGAGGGAATTATTTCAGAACATAATGAG GTATACTCCGCAAAAGATCGAATTAAATTACAAACTCATACCATTTATCCCCGATTACATCCCAGCAGTGGGTGACATAGACGCTTTCATTAAAATCCCGCGACCAGACGGCGTAGAAGACAAAATCGGTTTAACAGTTTTGGACGAGCCTTGCACCAATCAATCTGATCCAGCTGTCCTTCATCTTCAACTTCGTAATCATTTACGAAGCGGAGGAGGAGCGAGACAAACGGTGGTTAAAAGAATCGAAGATGCAGAAAAAAATGGAAAGTCAATCGAGAAATGGATCGAGGATATAAATCAGCTTCACAGAAGCAAACATGCTCCCGCAGTTAACTTAACGAAACCGATGCCAGACATTGACTCGTTGCTTCAACAATGGCCACCAGAAGTTGAGGACAAGCTTAACGAAGTTGAATTGAATTTCACGCAATTGGACTGTGAACTACCAGAACTTATCGATCTTATATGTAATCTTTTGGATATACCATCGGAAGAGAGCACGAGATTGGAGGCATTACATATGCTCTTCACGCTTTATTTAGAAGTTCGAAATGTCAGAGCGCAGAAATATTAA
- the LOC126923477 gene encoding intraflagellar transport protein 46 homolog isoform X2: MDIKDSSDEEEIHDISAFTKFDESIEVRNAEEIQSPVNRRPSSSRRPRQHPMNESRSAIGINSPREKFNFRRYSDHDNSFGKSMGIHSDPSDSEESDDDDIQGTSNAQPIEIYNPKDFEDLEVSTEMRELFQNIMRYTPQKIELNYKLIPFIPDYIPAVGDIDAFIKIPRPDGVEDKIGLTVLDEPCTNQSDPAVLHLQLRNHLRSGGGARQTVVKRIEDAEKNGKSIEKWIEDINQLHRSKHAPAVNLTKPMPDIDSLLQQWPPEVEDKLNEVELNFTQLDCELPELIDLICNLLDIPSEESTRLEALHMLFTLYLEVRNVRAQKY; encoded by the exons ATGGATATCAAAGATAGCAGCGACGAAGAAGAGATACATGATATATCAGCGTTCACGAAATTCGACGAGAGTATCGAGGTACGAAACGCTGAGGAGATACAAAGTCCAGTGAATCGTAGGCCTTCCAGTTCGAGGAGACCCAGACAACATCCGATGAACGAGAGCCGAAGTGCTATAGGAATAAATTCACCTCgcgaaaaattcaatttccgaAG ATACTCGGATCATGATAACAGCTTTGGGAAATCCATGGGAATCCATAGTGATCCATCAGACAGCGAAGAAAGCGATGATGATGATATTCAAGGAACGAGCAACGCTCAACCCATTGAAATTTATAATCCTAAGGATTTTGAGGATTTAGAGGTGTCTACTGAGATGAGGGAATTATTTCAGAACATAATGAG GTATACTCCGCAAAAGATCGAATTAAATTACAAACTCATACCATTTATCCCCGATTACATCCCAGCAGTGGGTGACATAGACGCTTTCATTAAAATCCCGCGACCAGACGGCGTAGAAGACAAAATCGGTTTAACAGTTTTGGACGAGCCTTGCACCAATCAATCTGATCCAGCTGTCCTTCATCTTCAACTTCGTAATCATTTACGAAGCGGAGGAGGAGCGAGACAAACGGTGGTTAAAAGAATCGAAGATGCAGAAAAAAATGGAAAGTCAATCGAGAAATGGATCGAGGATATAAATCAGCTTCACAGAAGCAAACATGCTCCCGCAGTTAACTTAACGAAACCGATGCCAGACATTGACTCGTTGCTTCAACAATGGCCACCAGAAGTTGAGGACAAGCTTAACGAAGTTGAATTGAATTTCACGCAATTGGACTGTGAACTACCAGAACTTATCGATCTTATATGTAATCTTTTGGATATACCATCGGAAGAGAGCACGAGATTGGAGGCATTACATATGCTCTTCACGCTTTATTTAGAAGTTCGAAATGTCAGAGCGCAGAAATATTAA